Proteins co-encoded in one Cupriavidus taiwanensis genomic window:
- the leuA gene encoding 2-isopropylmalate synthase, which yields MRVNPATKYRPAATVDLPDRTWPGRTITRAPRWMSTDLRDGNQALIEPMNPARKLRFFEQLVKIGLKEIEVAFPAASQTDFDFVRMLIEERRIPDDVTIVVLTQSREDLIRRTVESVRGAARATVHLYNPIAPAWRRIVFNASRDEIKAVAVAGTRLIKALTDAMPETAWTYEYSPETFSLAELDFSLEVSDAVSAAWQAGPGRPMILNLPTTVECSTPNVFADQIEWMHRRLARREHIALSVHPHNDRGTAVAAAELALMAGADRVEGCLFGNGERTGNVDLVTLALNLYTQGVAPQLDFSDIDAVRQCVEHCNQLPVHPRHPYVGDLVFTAFSGSHQDAIRKGFAQQQPDAIWEVPYLPIDPADLGRSYDAVIRVNSQSGKGGMAYLLEQVHGLYLPRRLQIEFSRAVQAMTDDSGMEASADDLHGLFQREYLAREAPLRYVSHQLASDSSGATVITVQIERDGRPCSVRGSGNGPIDAFIDALDLPVRVMDYHEHALSAGADARAACYVEVRVGDSPTGFGAGIDANLVTASLRAVLSGVNRHLQAGRAAGAHTTASAAVA from the coding sequence ATGCGCGTCAATCCCGCCACCAAGTACCGCCCCGCCGCCACTGTCGACCTTCCTGACCGCACCTGGCCCGGCCGCACCATCACGCGCGCGCCGCGCTGGATGAGCACCGACCTGCGCGACGGCAACCAGGCCCTGATCGAGCCGATGAACCCGGCGCGCAAGCTGCGCTTCTTCGAACAGCTGGTGAAGATCGGCCTGAAGGAAATCGAAGTGGCGTTCCCCGCCGCGTCGCAGACCGACTTCGACTTCGTGCGCATGCTGATCGAAGAACGGCGCATTCCCGACGACGTCACCATCGTCGTGCTGACGCAGTCGCGCGAAGACCTGATCCGCCGCACCGTCGAATCCGTGCGCGGCGCGGCTCGCGCCACCGTGCACCTGTACAACCCGATCGCACCGGCCTGGCGGCGCATCGTCTTCAATGCCTCGCGCGACGAGATCAAGGCAGTTGCGGTAGCGGGCACGCGCCTGATCAAGGCGCTGACCGATGCCATGCCCGAGACCGCGTGGACCTACGAGTATTCGCCCGAGACCTTCAGCCTGGCCGAACTCGATTTTTCGCTGGAAGTCAGCGATGCGGTGTCGGCCGCGTGGCAGGCGGGCCCGGGCCGCCCGATGATCCTGAACCTGCCGACCACGGTGGAATGCAGCACGCCCAACGTGTTCGCCGACCAGATCGAATGGATGCACCGCCGCCTCGCGCGGCGCGAGCACATCGCGCTGTCGGTGCACCCGCACAACGACCGCGGCACCGCGGTGGCGGCGGCGGAGCTGGCTTTGATGGCGGGCGCCGACCGCGTCGAGGGCTGCCTGTTCGGCAACGGCGAGCGCACCGGCAATGTCGATCTGGTGACGCTGGCGCTGAACCTCTATACGCAGGGCGTGGCGCCGCAACTGGACTTCTCCGACATCGATGCGGTGCGCCAGTGCGTGGAGCACTGCAACCAGCTGCCGGTGCATCCGCGCCATCCGTATGTGGGCGACCTGGTGTTCACCGCGTTCTCGGGCTCGCACCAGGATGCGATCCGCAAGGGCTTTGCGCAGCAGCAGCCGGACGCGATCTGGGAAGTGCCTTACCTGCCGATCGACCCGGCCGACCTCGGCCGCAGCTACGACGCGGTGATCCGCGTCAACAGCCAGTCGGGCAAGGGCGGCATGGCTTACCTGCTGGAACAGGTGCATGGCCTCTACCTGCCGCGCCGCCTGCAGATCGAGTTCAGCCGCGCGGTGCAGGCCATGACCGACGACAGCGGGATGGAAGCGAGCGCGGACGACCTCCATGGCCTGTTCCAGCGCGAGTACCTGGCGCGCGAGGCGCCGCTGCGCTATGTCTCGCACCAGCTGGCAAGCGACAGTAGCGGCGCCACCGTGATCACGGTGCAGATCGAGCGCGACGGCCGACCCTGCAGCGTGCGCGGCAGCGGCAACGGCCCCATCGACGCCTTCATCGATGCGCTGGACCTGCCGGTACGCGTGATGGACTACCACGAGCATGCGCTGAGCGCCGGCGCCGATGCGCGCGCAGCGTGCTACGTCGAAGTCCGCGTGGGCGACTCACCGACCGGGTTCGGCGCGGGCATCGACGCCAACCTCGTCACGGCTTCGTTGCGTGCGGTGCTGTCGGGCGTGAACCGGCACCTGCAGGCGGGCCGTGCTGCCGGCGCTCACACCACCGCCAGCGCCGCCGTGGCCTGA
- a CDS encoding AMP nucleosidase, with protein MASMNAPVFSSAHPADQLAEFTDADAAVARIREIYDASVGAVRARFDAFAGGKPLPSAAHACYPYLGISVNIETMVTDSRPSWGTVAYPGVYGTTVTRPDLLADYYRDQIERLMRYHRVPVVVGLSRRPIPLPFVIEASTTDISYTQARELEASFVLPELNRIDDGIANGTYEPVPGEAWPLSLFPAERVDLALQRLYHYTGTAPQHFQRFVLFTNYQRYVDEFVALGRALMGDGDGGGYTRFVEPGDVVQDLGAAEPDDATRPRALPQMPAYHLVRGDKLGVTLVNIGVGPSNAKTMTDHLAVLRPHCWLMVGHCGGLRRSQQLGDYVLAHAYVRDDHVLDHDLPPWVPVPPIAEIQVALQEAVARVTGLSGNEMKTRMRTGTVVSTDDRNWELKSKALYARFNQSRAIAIDMESAAVAANGFRLRVPYGTLLCVSDKPLHGELKLRGMANAFYRQRVSQHMTIGLEAIRILRENGVEQLHSRKLRSFDEPAFR; from the coding sequence ATGGCCTCCATGAACGCCCCCGTCTTCTCCTCCGCGCATCCGGCCGACCAGCTCGCCGAGTTCACCGACGCGGATGCGGCGGTTGCCCGCATCCGCGAAATCTACGATGCATCGGTCGGCGCCGTGCGCGCGCGCTTCGATGCCTTCGCCGGCGGCAAGCCGCTGCCCTCTGCCGCGCATGCGTGCTATCCCTACCTGGGGATCTCGGTCAACATCGAGACCATGGTCACCGACAGCCGGCCCTCATGGGGCACCGTGGCATACCCCGGCGTATACGGCACCACGGTGACGCGCCCCGACCTGCTGGCCGACTATTACCGCGACCAGATCGAGCGGCTGATGCGCTATCACCGCGTGCCGGTGGTGGTGGGCCTGAGCCGGCGACCGATCCCGCTGCCGTTCGTGATCGAGGCCTCCACCACCGACATCAGCTACACCCAGGCGCGCGAGCTGGAAGCCTCGTTCGTGCTGCCCGAGCTGAACCGCATCGACGACGGCATTGCCAACGGCACCTATGAGCCGGTGCCGGGCGAAGCCTGGCCGCTGTCGCTGTTCCCCGCCGAGCGCGTGGACCTGGCGCTGCAGCGGCTCTATCACTACACCGGCACGGCGCCGCAGCACTTTCAGCGCTTTGTGCTGTTCACCAACTACCAGCGCTATGTCGACGAGTTCGTCGCGCTGGGGCGCGCGCTGATGGGCGACGGCGACGGCGGCGGCTACACCCGTTTCGTCGAGCCCGGCGACGTGGTGCAGGACCTGGGCGCGGCCGAACCCGACGACGCCACGCGCCCGCGCGCGCTGCCGCAGATGCCGGCCTACCACCTGGTGCGCGGCGACAAGCTGGGCGTGACACTGGTCAACATCGGCGTGGGGCCGTCCAACGCCAAGACCATGACCGACCACCTCGCCGTGCTGCGCCCGCACTGCTGGCTGATGGTGGGCCACTGCGGCGGCCTGCGCCGCTCGCAGCAGCTCGGCGACTACGTGCTGGCGCACGCCTACGTGCGCGACGACCACGTGCTCGACCACGACCTGCCGCCGTGGGTGCCGGTGCCGCCCATTGCCGAGATCCAGGTGGCGCTGCAGGAAGCCGTGGCGCGCGTGACCGGGCTGTCCGGCAACGAGATGAAGACCCGCATGCGCACCGGCACGGTAGTATCGACCGACGACCGCAACTGGGAACTGAAGTCCAAGGCGCTGTACGCGCGCTTCAACCAGTCGCGTGCGATCGCCATCGACATGGAAAGCGCGGCGGTGGCCGCCAACGGCTTCCGGCTGCGCGTACCGTATGGCACGCTGCTGTGCGTATCGGACAAGCCGCTGCATGGCGAACTCAAGCTGCGCGGCATGGCCAACGCGTTCTATCGCCAGCGCGTCAGCCAGCACATGACCATCGGCCTGGAAGCGATCCGCATCCTGCGCGAGAACGGCGTCGAGCAGCTGCATTCGCGCAAGCTGCGCAGCTTTGACGAGCCGGCGTTCCGGTAG
- a CDS encoding OmpW/AlkL family protein produces MKTLSLRTATCSAIAACAMLGAFATPAAAADDAQGNWMVRLRGTYLDMANSSDPVGGAGPSDRITVNNKWIPELDVTYFFTPNIAAELVLTVPQKQNVYLDGNKIGTFKHLPPTLLMQYHFIPNGTFRPYIGAGLNFTRIWGENLANNSLQLDGWSVGPALQIGMDYKLTKNWFLNADIKKIWLSSDVKAGDVKVSKVSLDPWLFSFGVGYRF; encoded by the coding sequence ATGAAAACACTGTCTCTTCGCACCGCCACCTGTTCGGCCATCGCCGCCTGCGCCATGCTCGGCGCCTTCGCCACGCCCGCGGCCGCCGCGGACGACGCCCAGGGCAACTGGATGGTGCGGCTGCGCGGCACCTACCTCGACATGGCCAACAGCTCCGATCCCGTCGGCGGCGCCGGCCCGTCGGACCGCATCACGGTCAACAACAAGTGGATACCCGAACTCGACGTCACCTACTTCTTCACGCCGAACATTGCCGCGGAACTGGTGCTGACGGTGCCGCAGAAGCAGAACGTCTACCTCGACGGCAACAAGATCGGCACCTTCAAGCACCTGCCGCCGACGCTGCTGATGCAGTACCACTTCATTCCCAACGGCACCTTCCGCCCGTATATCGGCGCGGGCCTGAACTTCACCCGCATCTGGGGCGAGAACCTCGCCAACAACTCGCTGCAGCTGGATGGCTGGAGCGTGGGCCCGGCGCTGCAGATCGGCATGGACTACAAGCTGACCAAGAACTGGTTCCTGAACGCCGACATCAAGAAGATCTGGCTGTCGAGCGACGTGAAGGCGGGGGACGTCAAGGTTTCCAAGGTCAGCCTGGATCCGTGGCTGTTCAGCTTTGGGGTTGGGTATCGGTTCTGA